A segment of the Panicum hallii strain FIL2 chromosome 1, PHallii_v3.1, whole genome shotgun sequence genome:
ACGACGGTCCCGGGGGcccgggacccagaggtccggcccccagcgggaaagggaaggagaaggcgccggtgccagagcaccggcagaaagGGAACGATAGTGCTCCCCCGACAGAAGGACGCGGTGAGGCCCAGGGGCCAGCACCGGCGCGGAGCAGCCAACCCGAAGGGAGcaaatcccggaggctccagcgaggtgatggctccttggtcggggagccggcgcccaagcgccagaagaccgcgggggcggaggagcagagcggggctgcacctcctccaccgcaacaCCGGCCTCCCCCGAGACGACAgactccaccgccaccaccaccagaacGGCGGCCCgcgacaccaccaccaccgtccgAGGTTAGGCCACAGtccccatcgccgccgccgggagGCTCAAAGGCCGGGGACGCTCCccaaaggtccggggggtcctcggcagggaggaaggttcccccagccgcccggggcagatgggagtggtgcgACTTCCCGTAAGTAAATTTGTCAaggtttttcatttcctttcttGGCTTCCGGTCCTTAACCATATAGGTGATACGGCAGGCCGCAATCTTCAGACGTACCAACTGGGGGgaccggcccccagccagcgtcGGGACCCTCGGCGCCGTCCCCAGCAGGTCCCCCGCCCGAAGCAGCTCCAGAAGCTACCGGACCCATGGGCCCGGAGCCGGATGCCTCCACCCCGCCACGACCCGAAGCTGCCCCACAGGTGGAGGCCACCAAGGCTGCTGCTGCTATGGAGGCAGCGGCCGCAGCTTCAGGTGACGAGGCCGGGCCCTCACCAGCCGAGCCGGCGGATGAGGGGGCCGCTGCCACGGCGGAGGCTGCAGCGCCGGAGGCAGCAGAGGTGGCGGCACCGGAGGTAGCGgaagaggcggaggaggtggcaCCAGGGGTCGCCGAAGTTGGCAGCAGCGTCTCCCCaccggcagaggaggaggaaccggaggtggtgctagggaggcgcctcctcccaagcacagcggaggtccctctcccccggctcatagccaaatgccaccAAGCTCAGCAGGAGCTAGAGGCTcgcatgcgccgggagtgggagaagctggaggcagaACGCCACtgactctccgactgggaggttcGCCTGGGTGACCGCATCAACTCCGTCTCTGCCTgctacgccgaggagcgcgccaagctcgtgcaTGGGCACGAGCTTctgcaggaggagctggagcaagcTCGCGTccgagaggcggcggcgctccagcgggagaaggcggccaGGCGGCGGGAAACGGAAGCCCTTGAGGGGCTGATCGCCG
Coding sequences within it:
- the LOC112895541 gene encoding uncharacterized abhydrolase domain-containing protein DDB_G0269086-like — translated: MGPEPDASTPPRPEAAPQVEATKAAAAMEAAAAASGDEAGPSPAEPADEGAAATAEAAAPEAAEVAAPEVAEEAEEVAPGVAEVGSSVSPPAEEEEPEVRLGDRINSVSACYAEERAKLVHGHELLQEELEQARVREAAALQREKAARRRETEALEGLIAVEEMKVALADRERVAQELAAQARKASAAVEAEKAALADLAAAAAKKEEWLAAREAEEAPSLFSAALQLLDTTARRLQDAGAGMQDLLETEGRIVARGMDEYILTSFRSHDPSIQLTPVMVGPLRATAAAA